The following proteins come from a genomic window of Flavobacterium eburneipallidum:
- a CDS encoding gliding motility lipoprotein GldH, translating to MRLKNSILLLLVAILFFSCDKKRVFDEYKTVGTAWNKDSIVSFDLPELDSTKRYNLFVNLRDNNDYPFNNLFLIVALEMPNGFTKVDTLEYQMAEPDGTLLGDGFSDIKESKLFYKEKVRFRGKYKVHIKHAVRENGKVPGIKELDGITDVGFRIEKID from the coding sequence ATGAGACTAAAGAATAGCATCTTACTACTTTTAGTGGCGATTCTCTTTTTTTCTTGTGACAAAAAAAGAGTTTTTGACGAATATAAAACCGTAGGAACCGCTTGGAACAAAGACAGTATTGTAAGCTTCGATTTACCTGAATTAGATTCTACAAAACGATACAATTTATTCGTAAATTTGAGAGACAACAACGATTATCCATTCAACAATCTCTTTTTGATTGTGGCTCTCGAAATGCCAAACGGATTTACAAAAGTAGATACGCTAGAATACCAAATGGCAGAACCTGACGGAACACTTTTAGGCGATGGTTTTTCGGACATCAAAGAAAGTAAACTCTTTTATAAAGAAAAAGTACGCTTTAGAGGAAAATACAAAGTACACATCAAACACGCCGTTCGAGAAAACGGAAAAGTTCCAGGAATCAAAGAATTAGACGGAATAACAGATGTAGGTTTTAGAATAGAAAAAATAGATTAA
- a CDS encoding PSP1 domain-containing protein, translated as MACTSCSTSDGSAPKGCKNNGTCGTDSCNKLTVFDWLSNMSLPNGEAPFDCVEVRFKNGRKEFYRNTEKLTLSIGDIVATEASPGHDIGIVTLTGELVRIQMKKKSVNPASADVAKIYRKASQKDIDIWSTARDKEEPMKVRARELAIAQKLEMKISDIEFQGDGSKATFYYTANDRVDFRLLIKDFAKEFSTRVEMKQVGLRQEAARLGGIGSCGRELCCSTWLTDFRSVNTSAARYQQLSLNPQKLAGQCGKLKCCLNYELDTYMDALKGFPSMDTKLVTEKGDAVCQKQDIFKGLMWFAYTSDYANWHMLKIEQVNEIIAENKLKNKVAALEDYSIEVVQEPEKHFNNAMGQESLTRFDQPKKKKKPNKKRKLGGENVIVANSNPTNPNNPNSNKQNQSKPNRPSNNRPNNNNRQVSNEKKAPAPKSTEPRKPIIIKKNETKE; from the coding sequence ATGGCATGTACAAGTTGTTCAACTTCTGATGGTAGCGCACCAAAGGGTTGCAAAAATAATGGGACTTGCGGCACCGATAGCTGCAACAAATTAACGGTTTTCGACTGGCTTTCGAATATGAGTTTACCTAATGGCGAGGCTCCTTTTGACTGTGTCGAAGTACGTTTCAAGAACGGAAGAAAAGAATTTTACCGCAATACCGAAAAACTGACTTTAAGCATCGGAGATATCGTGGCTACCGAAGCTTCTCCAGGACACGACATTGGAATTGTGACACTGACAGGAGAGTTGGTTCGCATTCAAATGAAGAAAAAATCAGTGAATCCTGCTAGTGCAGACGTAGCTAAAATATACCGAAAAGCATCTCAAAAAGACATCGATATTTGGTCAACTGCTCGCGATAAAGAAGAACCAATGAAAGTTCGTGCTAGAGAATTGGCAATCGCCCAAAAACTAGAAATGAAAATTTCGGATATCGAATTTCAAGGCGATGGATCGAAAGCTACTTTTTATTACACTGCCAATGACAGAGTCGATTTTAGGCTTTTGATTAAAGATTTTGCCAAAGAATTCAGCACCAGAGTCGAGATGAAACAAGTGGGTCTTCGTCAGGAAGCAGCTCGTTTGGGAGGAATTGGATCTTGCGGAAGAGAATTGTGCTGTTCTACTTGGTTAACTGATTTTAGAAGCGTAAATACCTCGGCAGCACGTTACCAGCAATTGTCCTTGAACCCACAAAAACTGGCGGGTCAATGCGGAAAATTGAAGTGTTGTTTGAATTATGAATTGGATACTTATATGGATGCCTTGAAAGGTTTTCCAAGTATGGACACCAAATTAGTGACCGAAAAAGGCGATGCTGTTTGCCAAAAACAAGATATTTTTAAAGGCTTAATGTGGTTCGCTTACACTAGTGATTATGCGAATTGGCACATGCTAAAAATTGAGCAAGTAAACGAAATCATTGCCGAAAACAAACTCAAAAACAAAGTAGCAGCTTTGGAAGATTACTCTATAGAAGTAGTTCAGGAACCAGAAAAACACTTTAACAATGCTATGGGTCAGGAAAGTTTAACCCGTTTTGACCAACCTAAAAAGAAGAAAAAACCAAACAAAAAACGCAAATTAGGCGGAGAAAATGTGATTGTTGCCAATTCTAATCCAACAAACCCAAATAATCCGAACAGTAACAAGCAAAATCAGTCTAAACCAAATAGACCAAGCAATAATCGTCCAAACAACAACAATCGTCAAGTTTCAAACGAAAAGAAAGCACCTGCTCCAAAATCGACCGAACCAAGAAAACCCATAATCATTAAAAAAAATGAGACTAAAGAATAG
- a CDS encoding virulence RhuM family protein, which yields MEDDLKKFVLYTAPSGEIRVDVLLQNESVWLTQKAIAELFGVQVPAISKHFKNIFEEGELVESSVISKMETTASDDKNYITNYYNLDAIISVGYRVNSTKATQFRIWATQTLREYIIKGFVLDDNRLKQGQAIFGKDYFKELLQRVRSIRASERRIYQQVTDIFAECSIDYNNNSDITKNFYATVQNKFHFAITGNTAAEIIFKTADAQKENMGLTTWKNRPNGRVLKSDVVVAKNYLQEKEIKQLERTVTGYFDYIEGLIERENTFTMEQLAESVNKFLNFNDYKVLEGL from the coding sequence ATGGAGGATGATTTGAAAAAGTTTGTTCTATATACAGCACCAAGCGGAGAAATCCGTGTTGATGTCTTGTTGCAAAATGAATCGGTGTGGTTAACTCAAAAAGCAATAGCAGAATTATTTGGCGTGCAAGTACCTGCTATAAGTAAACATTTTAAAAATATTTTTGAGGAGGGAGAATTAGTCGAATCTTCAGTTATTTCCAAAATGGAAACAACTGCTTCTGATGATAAAAATTACATTACAAATTATTATAACCTCGACGCCATAATTTCGGTTGGCTACCGAGTAAACTCTACCAAAGCCACACAATTCCGGATTTGGGCAACTCAAACTTTAAGAGAATATATTATAAAAGGTTTTGTTTTAGATGACAATCGTTTGAAACAAGGTCAGGCTATTTTTGGTAAAGATTATTTTAAAGAATTACTACAAAGAGTTCGTTCGATTAGGGCGAGTGAAAGAAGAATTTACCAGCAAGTAACGGATATTTTTGCCGAATGTAGTATTGACTATAACAACAATTCCGATATTACTAAAAATTTCTATGCCACAGTTCAGAATAAATTTCATTTTGCCATAACTGGTAATACAGCTGCCGAAATCATTTTTAAAACTGCCGATGCCCAAAAAGAAAATATGGGATTGACTACCTGGAAAAACAGGCCTAACGGAAGAGTCTTGAAATCGGATGTAGTTGTTGCTAAAAATTATTTGCAGGAAAAAGAAATTAAACAATTGGAGCGAACCGTAACAGGATATTTTGATTACATTGAAGGATTGATAGAACGGGAAAATACTTTTACAATGGAACAATTAGCTGAAAGTGTCAATAAATTTCTAAACTTTAATGATTATAAAGTTTTGGAAGGATTATAA
- a CDS encoding rhodanese-related sulfurtransferase, with product MQLYNTLSAEERAELIDQAGKQRLTLSFYAYAKIQDPKKFRDDLFIAWNALDALGRIYVAHEGINAQMSVPAENIEAFRETLEAYDFMKGIRLNVAVDQDDHSFLKLTIKVRHKIVADGLNDDTFDVTNIGVHLKAKEFNEILEDPNTIVVDFRNHYESEVGHFKNAITPDVETFRESLPIINEQLQNHKEDKNLVMYCTGGIRCEKASAYFKHQGFKNVFQLEGGIINYAKQIQEEGLESKFIGKNFVFDNRLGERITDDIVSQCHQCGKPCDNHTNCENDGCHLLFIQCDECKSAMENCCSTECLEIIHMPLVDQVRLRTGKQVGNKVFRKGKSESLKFKHSGELSDVALGSAPKPTDIRQKIKVKKVLVGKAEHYYVKAQVGLFTIENQELNTGDTILISGPTTGNQELILEKIMVNGTENTIARKGDRITFEVPFRIRLSDKLYKILKD from the coding sequence ATGCAACTGTACAACACCTTAAGCGCAGAAGAAAGAGCCGAACTGATTGATCAAGCGGGTAAACAACGCCTTACGTTGTCTTTCTATGCGTATGCCAAAATTCAAGATCCCAAAAAATTTCGCGACGATTTATTTATAGCCTGGAACGCACTCGATGCATTGGGTCGAATTTACGTAGCTCACGAAGGAATTAATGCTCAAATGAGTGTTCCTGCCGAAAATATCGAAGCTTTCCGTGAAACTTTGGAAGCCTATGATTTTATGAAAGGCATTCGCTTGAATGTAGCCGTAGATCAAGACGATCATTCCTTTTTAAAACTAACAATTAAAGTGCGTCACAAGATTGTTGCTGACGGTCTGAACGACGATACTTTTGATGTGACCAATATTGGAGTTCACTTGAAAGCCAAGGAATTCAACGAAATTTTGGAAGATCCCAACACCATAGTAGTCGATTTCAGAAATCACTACGAAAGTGAGGTAGGACATTTTAAAAATGCGATTACTCCAGATGTGGAAACGTTCAGAGAAAGCCTGCCAATAATAAACGAACAACTTCAAAATCACAAAGAAGACAAAAATCTGGTAATGTATTGCACTGGAGGAATTCGTTGCGAAAAAGCCAGTGCTTATTTCAAACATCAGGGATTCAAAAATGTTTTTCAATTAGAAGGTGGCATCATCAATTACGCTAAACAAATTCAAGAAGAAGGATTGGAGAGCAAGTTTATCGGAAAGAATTTTGTTTTCGATAATCGTCTGGGCGAAAGAATTACTGATGATATTGTTTCCCAATGCCACCAATGCGGAAAACCTTGCGACAACCACACCAATTGTGAAAATGATGGATGTCATCTATTATTTATCCAATGTGACGAATGTAAATCGGCTATGGAGAACTGCTGTTCTACCGAATGTTTGGAAATTATTCACATGCCATTGGTCGATCAAGTACGATTGAGAACTGGAAAGCAAGTGGGAAATAAAGTCTTCAGAAAAGGAAAATCGGAAAGTTTAAAATTCAAACATTCTGGAGAATTGTCAGATGTAGCTTTAGGCTCTGCCCCAAAACCAACCGATATTCGACAAAAAATAAAAGTCAAAAAAGTATTAGTCGGTAAAGCTGAACATTATTATGTAAAAGCACAAGTAGGACTTTTTACTATCGAAAATCAGGAATTGAACACAGGTGATACCATCTTAATTTCAGGACCAACAACTGGAAATCAAGAATTGATTTTAGAAAAAATTATGGTCAACGGAACTGAAAATACTATTGCCCGAAAAGGAGATCGAATTACATTTGAAGTTCCTTTTAGAATTCGATTATCCGATAAATTGTATAAAATTTTGAAGGATTAA
- a CDS encoding BrxA/BrxB family bacilliredoxin, with protein MYPEEMVKPMQAELTAVGFQDLHNAEDVTNAIKAEGTTFVVVNSVCGCAARNARPGAAMSLEGAKKPDHLITVFAGVDKDAVNAAREQMFPFPPSSPSMALFKNGELVHMLERHHIEGRPAELIAENLKDAFNEYC; from the coding sequence ATGTATCCAGAAGAAATGGTAAAACCAATGCAGGCAGAATTAACAGCTGTAGGTTTTCAAGATTTACATAATGCGGAAGACGTTACTAATGCAATTAAAGCTGAAGGCACAACATTCGTAGTAGTAAATTCTGTTTGTGGTTGTGCTGCAAGAAATGCACGTCCAGGAGCAGCAATGAGTTTAGAAGGTGCTAAAAAACCAGATCATTTAATCACGGTTTTTGCAGGAGTTGATAAAGATGCGGTAAATGCGGCAAGAGAACAAATGTTTCCTTTTCCTCCATCTTCGCCAAGTATGGCTTTGTTCAAAAACGGAGAATTAGTTCACATGTTAGAGCGTCACCACATCGAAGGTCGTCCAGCGGAATTAATCGCTGAGAACTTAAAAGATGCTTTCAACGAATATTGCTAA
- a CDS encoding thioredoxin family protein, producing MKKWLYILLIFFWAIPSGFAQLKTYTFEEAEKLSKENPKPLVVFIHTSWCNYCKMMENSTFKNPEIIAILNNNFYFISLDAENKEDIQFNNHKFQFKPNVQNTGIHELATALATINSQVVYPTVTILESDYSIVFQKGSFISDKELLTVLEKTK from the coding sequence ATGAAAAAATGGCTTTATATCCTATTGATTTTCTTTTGGGCAATTCCCTCTGGTTTTGCCCAATTGAAAACCTATACTTTTGAAGAAGCCGAAAAATTATCCAAAGAAAATCCAAAACCATTGGTAGTTTTTATTCATACTTCCTGGTGCAATTACTGCAAGATGATGGAAAATTCTACTTTCAAAAATCCTGAAATAATCGCCATTTTAAATAATAATTTCTACTTCATTTCATTGGATGCCGAAAACAAAGAGGACATTCAATTCAATAATCATAAGTTCCAATTCAAACCAAATGTACAAAACACAGGAATTCACGAACTCGCCACGGCATTAGCAACCATTAATTCTCAAGTGGTTTATCCAACAGTTACCATTTTAGAATCTGATTATTCAATTGTGTTTCAAAAGGGTTCTTTTATAAGTGATAAAGAATTACTAACTGTTCTAGAAAAGACGAAGTAG
- a CDS encoding TonB-dependent receptor plug domain-containing protein: protein MKYLFLIIPLFSLNITFSQSSIPNVEKDSLEKKNNQNELNEVVVSGTLKPIRRLESAVPVEVYTPVFFKKNPTASIYEALQNVNGVRPQLNCGVCNTGDIHINGLEGPYTSVMIDGMPIVSSLSTVYGLSGIPNSLVERIEIVKGPASSLYGSEAVGGLINIITKNPSNAPLFSADVFTTSWLETNADLGAKFNIKKATSLLGINYYNYDQTIDNDKDGFTDVTAQNRISVFNKWNFSRNQNRLFTIAVRGMYEDRWGGDVRWEKKYRGGDEIYGESIYTKRGELLGSYQLPTTEKLMLSFSGTAHFQDSRYGTTTYIANQKIGFLQMTWDKKLGKNDLLTGIASRYTYYDDNTTATTTLNGNNPEKTWLPGIFFQDEITFSEKHKVLFGLRYDYNSIHGNIVTPRFAYKLKINDNNILRFNAGTGFRVVNLFTEDHAALTGSRQVVIADDLDPEKSVNANVNYIKKIYFPNGTFLGIETTAFYTRFSNKIVSDYESNPNKIIYNNIDGYALSQGISFNTDINFTNGLKFILGATYMDVSNVENGIKTRPLLTENFTGTWTVSYKIDKIKTLIDYTGNVYSPMKLPLLSDTDPRNPNSPWYSLQNIQFTYSGWKNFELYAGIKNLLNFTPKRSNPFLISRTEDPFDKNVQYDPNGKVLVTPNNPYGLTFDTTYVYGPNQGIRGFFGLRYNLF, encoded by the coding sequence ATGAAATATTTATTTTTAATAATACCTTTGTTTTCGCTCAATATAACTTTTTCACAAAGCTCAATTCCGAACGTAGAAAAAGATAGCCTTGAAAAGAAAAACAATCAGAATGAACTCAATGAAGTAGTAGTTTCGGGAACTTTAAAACCTATAAGAAGACTTGAAAGTGCAGTACCTGTTGAAGTTTACACTCCTGTTTTTTTCAAAAAAAACCCAACAGCTAGTATATACGAAGCTTTGCAAAATGTAAACGGAGTAAGACCTCAACTGAACTGTGGCGTTTGTAACACCGGTGATATTCACATCAATGGGCTGGAAGGTCCTTATACTTCGGTAATGATTGACGGAATGCCCATTGTGAGTAGTTTATCTACTGTTTATGGATTATCTGGAATTCCAAATTCATTGGTAGAAAGAATTGAAATCGTAAAAGGCCCTGCTTCTTCTTTGTACGGAAGTGAAGCTGTTGGCGGGTTAATCAACATTATTACCAAAAACCCAAGCAATGCTCCTCTATTTTCTGCCGATGTATTTACCACTTCCTGGTTGGAAACCAATGCTGATTTGGGCGCGAAATTTAATATCAAAAAAGCGACTTCCTTATTGGGAATCAATTATTACAATTACGATCAAACGATTGACAATGATAAGGATGGATTTACAGATGTAACGGCACAAAACAGAATTTCGGTTTTTAACAAATGGAATTTTTCTCGAAATCAAAATCGTTTGTTTACCATTGCCGTTCGTGGAATGTACGAAGATCGTTGGGGAGGCGATGTACGTTGGGAGAAAAAATACCGTGGTGGCGATGAAATTTATGGCGAAAGTATTTACACCAAAAGAGGCGAACTTTTAGGAAGTTATCAATTGCCAACCACCGAAAAACTGATGTTGTCGTTTTCAGGAACGGCTCATTTTCAGGACAGCCGTTATGGAACCACTACTTATATTGCTAATCAAAAAATTGGTTTTCTGCAAATGACCTGGGATAAGAAATTAGGAAAAAACGATTTATTGACCGGAATTGCTTCTCGTTATACCTATTATGATGACAACACAACAGCTACGACAACTTTAAACGGAAACAATCCCGAAAAAACCTGGCTTCCCGGAATTTTTTTCCAAGATGAAATTACTTTTAGCGAAAAACACAAAGTATTATTTGGCTTGCGATACGATTACAATTCCATTCACGGAAATATTGTAACTCCAAGATTTGCTTATAAATTAAAAATCAATGACAACAATATTTTGCGTTTCAATGCGGGAACAGGATTTAGAGTCGTTAATTTATTTACCGAAGATCACGCTGCTTTAACGGGTTCACGCCAAGTGGTTATTGCCGATGATTTAGACCCCGAAAAATCAGTCAATGCTAATGTAAACTACATCAAAAAAATATACTTCCCGAATGGTACTTTTTTAGGGATTGAAACCACAGCATTTTACACCCGATTCAGCAACAAAATTGTTTCGGATTATGAATCGAATCCCAACAAAATCATTTACAACAACATTGATGGTTATGCGTTGAGTCAAGGAATTAGCTTTAATACCGACATCAATTTTACTAATGGGCTGAAATTCATTCTTGGTGCTACTTATATGGATGTTTCTAATGTAGAAAACGGTATCAAAACAAGACCTCTTTTGACCGAAAATTTTACCGGGACTTGGACAGTTTCTTATAAAATAGACAAAATAAAAACGCTGATTGATTATACCGGAAATGTGTACAGCCCAATGAAATTACCGTTATTAAGCGACACCGATCCAAGAAATCCAAATTCGCCTTGGTATAGTTTGCAAAACATTCAATTTACGTATTCAGGCTGGAAAAATTTTGAATTGTATGCTGGAATAAAAAACCTATTGAACTTTACACCAAAACGAAGTAATCCATTCCTGATTTCGAGAACCGAAGATCCTTTTGATAAAAATGTGCAATATGACCCAAACGGAAAAGTATTGGTAACACCTAATAATCCGTATGGTTTGACATTTGATACGACTTATGTTTACGGCCCAAACCAAGGAATTAGAGGTTTCTTTGGATTGCGATATAATTTATTTTAA
- a CDS encoding Nramp family divalent metal transporter, with product MSKSLEEVHQSVQTQNKSSIFRKILAFFGPAYLVSVGYMDPGNWATDIAGGSQFGYSLLWVLLMSNLMALLLQSLSARLGIVTQRDLAQASRETYSKGINYILYFLAEIAIAACDLAEVLGMAIGINLLFDIPLIEGVLITVLDTFLLLFLINKGIRKMEAFIIVLVAIIGFSFVFEMIFAEPELDKVIYGLIPSIPTEAALYIAIGIIGATVMPHNLYLHSSLVQTRKFDRSGAGIKQALKYNFIDSTIALNLAFLVNAAILILAAATFYRNGLHEVAEIQDAHRFLEPLLGNKWAPILFAVALIAAGQSSTITGTLAGQIVMEGYLNLRIQPWVRRIITRLIAIVPAVIVILIYGESVTGKLLILSQVILSLQLGFAIIPLIHFVSDKSKMKGFHISKITQIAAWIIASIIVSLNAKLVYNEITGWLETSENPIVLWFTVVPLAFFFLGLLLYIVFKPFITKAKQDIQNHSPHNLKLQFSKSGSYTKKNIAVSVDFSTADEVAINSAFELGGMDAKYTLIHIVETVGAMMYGENIDDHETTIDEKLLLEYKEMLSQKGFKVTTELGFGEPNKVIPTIVNARNFDVLVMGTHGHTGFKDLIFGTTVDKLRHKISIPLLIVKN from the coding sequence ATGAGCAAATCTTTAGAAGAAGTACATCAATCTGTCCAGACTCAAAATAAATCCTCCATTTTTAGAAAAATATTAGCCTTTTTTGGTCCTGCTTATTTGGTAAGTGTCGGTTATATGGATCCAGGAAATTGGGCAACAGATATTGCCGGCGGAAGCCAGTTTGGGTATTCTCTACTTTGGGTTTTGCTGATGAGTAATTTGATGGCGTTGCTTCTGCAAAGTTTAAGTGCAAGACTCGGAATTGTTACTCAACGCGATTTGGCACAAGCATCCAGAGAAACGTACTCCAAAGGGATTAATTACATTTTATACTTTTTAGCCGAAATTGCAATTGCCGCTTGTGACCTTGCCGAAGTGCTGGGAATGGCAATCGGAATTAATTTATTGTTTGATATTCCATTAATTGAAGGTGTTTTAATCACGGTTTTAGATACTTTTTTATTACTGTTTTTAATCAATAAAGGTATCCGAAAAATGGAAGCTTTTATTATTGTATTGGTCGCAATTATTGGATTTTCTTTTGTTTTCGAAATGATTTTTGCCGAACCAGAATTGGATAAAGTGATTTACGGTTTAATTCCTTCGATTCCTACCGAAGCAGCCTTATATATTGCCATCGGAATTATTGGAGCAACGGTAATGCCACACAATTTGTACCTGCATTCTTCATTAGTGCAAACCCGAAAATTTGATCGAAGTGGAGCAGGAATCAAACAGGCATTGAAATACAACTTTATCGATTCGACTATTGCGCTGAATTTGGCTTTTCTAGTAAATGCTGCCATTTTAATATTGGCAGCAGCCACATTTTACAGAAACGGACTGCACGAAGTTGCCGAAATTCAGGATGCACACCGATTTTTAGAACCGCTTTTGGGAAATAAATGGGCGCCTATTTTGTTTGCCGTAGCTTTAATTGCAGCGGGACAAAGTTCGACCATAACAGGGACTTTGGCAGGACAAATCGTGATGGAAGGTTATTTGAATTTACGAATTCAACCGTGGGTTCGAAGAATCATCACGCGATTGATTGCGATTGTGCCTGCCGTAATTGTTATTTTAATTTATGGCGAAAGTGTAACTGGAAAATTATTGATTTTAAGTCAGGTAATTTTAAGTTTACAGCTCGGTTTTGCTATTATTCCGCTGATTCATTTTGTGAGTGATAAATCGAAAATGAAAGGCTTTCATATTTCTAAAATTACTCAAATTGCCGCTTGGATTATTGCAAGCATTATTGTTTCATTGAATGCGAAATTGGTTTATAATGAAATAACGGGTTGGCTTGAAACTTCCGAAAATCCAATTGTATTATGGTTTACGGTTGTTCCACTGGCATTTTTCTTTCTGGGATTGTTGCTTTACATTGTTTTCAAACCTTTTATTACCAAGGCAAAACAGGATATTCAAAACCATTCGCCACATAATTTGAAATTGCAATTTTCTAAATCCGGAAGTTATACGAAGAAGAATATCGCCGTTTCGGTAGATTTTTCAACTGCTGATGAAGTGGCAATCAACAGCGCTTTCGAATTGGGCGGAATGGACGCTAAATACACTTTAATTCACATTGTAGAAACAGTTGGAGCAATGATGTATGGCGAAAATATTGACGATCATGAAACAACGATTGACGAAAAATTATTGTTAGAATACAAAGAAATGCTTTCACAAAAAGGATTCAAAGTAACCACCGAACTCGGATTTGGAGAACCGAACAAAGTAATTCCAACAATTGTCAATGCCCGAAATTTTGATGTTTTGGTTATGGGAACTCACGGTCATACTGGTTTTAAAGATTTAATTTTCGGAACAACAGTCGATAAATTGCGTCATAAAATTTCGATACCTTTGTTGATTGTAAAAAATTAA
- a CDS encoding metal-dependent transcriptional regulator — MTFSEENYLKSIYHLTSSSDAEVSTNAIAEMMETKASSVTDMLKKLAEKDLVNYKKYQGVSLTANGKLAAKMIVRKHRLWEVFLVEKLDFSWDEVHDIAEQLEHIKSEKLINKLDDFLGNPTEDPHGDPIPDANGQIVNTEKHLLSELSENQNGICVGVKDTSSEFLKYLDKQEISLGSKIEIIGKESFDLLLKIKLNNQELTISNKIASNIFVKVV; from the coding sequence ATGACTTTTTCAGAAGAAAATTATCTTAAATCAATATACCATTTAACTTCGTCATCCGATGCTGAAGTAAGCACTAATGCCATTGCCGAAATGATGGAAACCAAAGCCTCATCGGTTACAGATATGCTTAAAAAATTGGCCGAAAAAGACTTGGTTAATTACAAAAAATACCAAGGAGTTTCGCTAACTGCCAACGGAAAACTGGCAGCCAAAATGATTGTTAGAAAACACCGTTTGTGGGAAGTTTTCTTGGTCGAAAAATTGGATTTTTCTTGGGATGAGGTTCATGATATTGCCGAACAATTGGAACACATCAAATCCGAAAAACTCATTAACAAACTAGATGATTTTCTAGGAAATCCTACCGAAGATCCGCACGGAGATCCTATTCCAGATGCGAATGGTCAAATTGTCAATACCGAAAAGCATTTGCTTTCTGAACTTTCCGAAAATCAAAACGGAATTTGTGTAGGTGTGAAAGATACTTCGTCAGAATTCCTGAAATACCTGGACAAACAAGAAATTTCTCTAGGATCCAAAATTGAAATTATCGGAAAAGAAAGCTTCGATTTATTACTAAAAATTAAATTGAACAATCAGGAATTAACCATTTCGAATAAAATTGCGAGTAATATTTTTGTGAAGGTGGTATAG
- a CDS encoding RNA polymerase sigma factor, with protein MKNQILHNAILDDNELWLEIKAGHEKAFSLLFKRYYSYLIQYGNSFSPFSEKIQDCVQDVFTDIWVYRNSLADTVVVKAYLLSCVRKRIVRLQERDKVFNKAKSVDAIAFLFDFSVEQQLISDELTAGKVVHLNKVLNVLPARQKEALYLRYHNGLNVDQIAEILNVNYQSANNLLHRALVNIRKEWKATLLLFVMLGVNWI; from the coding sequence TTGAAAAATCAAATTTTGCATAACGCTATTCTGGATGATAATGAACTATGGTTGGAAATAAAAGCGGGGCACGAAAAAGCGTTTTCCCTACTTTTTAAACGATACTATAGTTACTTAATTCAGTATGGAAATTCGTTTTCTCCATTTTCTGAAAAAATTCAGGATTGTGTTCAGGATGTTTTTACAGATATATGGGTATATAGAAATAGCCTTGCCGATACTGTGGTGGTCAAAGCTTATTTGTTGTCTTGTGTTCGCAAGCGTATTGTGCGTTTGCAAGAGCGGGATAAGGTTTTTAATAAAGCAAAATCTGTTGATGCTATAGCATTTTTGTTCGATTTTTCGGTAGAGCAACAATTAATTTCAGATGAATTAACGGCTGGAAAAGTAGTACATCTTAATAAGGTTTTGAACGTTTTGCCGGCTCGACAAAAAGAAGCTTTGTATTTGAGATACCACAACGGATTGAATGTCGATCAAATAGCCGAGATATTAAATGTTAATTACCAATCGGCTAATAATTTATTGCACAGAGCATTAGTGAATATTCGTAAAGAATGGAAAGCCACTTTACTATTGTTTGTAATGTTAGGAGTGAATTGGATATAA